TCCTTCAATAACTGCTTCTTTGCAGAGCCTCCGTTAAATTTATCCTACTTCATCTGTATTTCCTTGCTGTAACTTGGGAAGGccatatttcaaatgtagaaatgtaaatgatttattttggCTTATGAATAAGTATTCAATaaaattattgttgtgaatgTACAGGACAAACTATTTTTGCTGCTTAGTTTTAATGCACGCTcttactttggaattttttttttttttttatgttcatgttTTGACCCATTTAAAAGAACATGAATTTCCCTATTATGCAAATGTTCATATGAGTGtagaaaaaatagattttttaaagagtCACAATTATGCATTAGTCACAACATTGTCATTTTTGCAGGCCTACCCCGAAGACTCCGTGGAACTACCTTGCTGTGGAAAGGGAAGACCAAGTCTGCAATCAACCTCCTGCAAGATGATGTGCTCGTCGCTGACCCTGGGACCAAGTAAGTTTCCGCCGCATTAATTTAGCTGACTCATGTAACCAGATTTCTTCCTATCAGCTACTTTTAACAAACTCATTATGTGCCATCTGAATTGCTGTTTCTTTGTGTAGGGGTTATGAACCATGACGATAATGATAATAACTTTTCTGTTGTCTCCTAATAACACTCCTTGGAGGCAGAAAGAagacatactgtaacatactgTTCTCTTCTATTTTCTCTGTTAGATGTCACTACAGCAATTTGGCATTCTCTTTGCTCGCCCATGTCCTCTCTGAGAGAGTTGTCGGTATCAATTACCAGCGATGGATTACGGATAACATTCTGGGCAGGTTGGGAATGGAGGACACAGGGTTTGACATCAACCCTGGTATTCAAAGTCAAATGGCTGTAGGTGTATACGCCAGCGGCCAGACTGCACCTCTTTATGACTTGGGTTGGTACCGCCCCTCAGGCCAGATGTATTCAACAGCTGCTGACATGGCTAAATTATCAATGATGTTACTGGGAGCCTATCACCGCAAGATACTGGAGCCCGACactttaaaaataatgcaaaccCCTTTGTTCCGCTGTGAAAAAGACTACTTCGCCAACCGCACCGGAACACCATGGGAAGTGAGTGAACAGATGGGATATGAGGTGCTACGCAAGGATGGCGATCTGGACGGCTACTCCGCCATGTTCTCTCTGGTGCCTCGGCTTAAACTTGGATTGGTGGTGCTGATGGCAGGCACGCGGCCACAGAACCAGGATATTGTGTCAAAGGCCTACTCGTTTATCATTCCTGCCATTGAGAGGGCCTTCAGGGAGGCAAAGCGGTTTCTTATTCCTCCGCCCAATCCTGCACCCTACGTGGGCTTTTACACTTACAACAACATTACGTTTTACGAGATTAAAGTGGGACCAGATGGTGTCTTGATCATGCAGCAGTTTGGACCTCAAATAGATGATCTCATTCCTGAGCAGTATCGTACCATTAAATTGAATTACCTAGTGGACCGAGTCTTTAAAGTCGTGTTTGAGAAAGAATATCCGTGTGTGCTGCACGTCAACACAGCGCCAGTGTCCCTCGAAGCCCAAGACGGGCAGCTGTTTAACTTTTATGTCTTTGACAAGAAAGGCATATCTCCTGGATTCGACGCTCCGGGGCTCAACACATATAATGTGATTAGAATATCTCGCAGACCCACGTTCTCTAACTGAGGATGAAATGGTTTCTGAAAACCTGTACTCTGAGACACAGAGGGTATATTTATGAATGATTGCATCAAATGATAACAGAGGATGATTACcactgtcattgtttttttttttctgtaatagcTTAAATTTCAGTATAACCTATTTGGTAACACTTAAGGTTCactagttaacattagttaactactttagttaacatgaactaagcatgaaCAAAACTTCTACTGCATTGTTTcagttcatttcaacatttactaatgcattattaaaatcaaaagtgaactgtattttcattaactaacattaacaaagtttaataactactgtaataaatgtattgttcattgtttgttcatgttagttaatacattttcattttctatgCTATTGCAATTGAAGTAtgcagtaataaataataataagaatgcaGTAATAAATCCAGTTTCCAATGCTGTAATATTTCTTTTAAGTCCCGTTTGATTTAGGAATATTAATGTGTTGGAATTTTCTGAAAAAGATTTGAGTGTGACAATCATTTGGAATGTACATTTTTTGGTGGCCATAATTCATTGTTAGCATTGAAAGGTCAATATGCATTCATACCTTTAACCCTAAGAGTTTTGTACTTGTGTCCTCGATCTTCATTATATTTTCGTAAGAATAAGTATGGAATTATGAGAATGCAAATAATAATGTTCTCCCAATTATTTGCCCTAGGCTTAGTTTTTACAGTTGAATGAATACAGATCATTTACAAAAACATACCAAAATAAAACATGGGTATCTGCAATTGGAACCTAATTCTGCGGTATATTAGGTGATTTGGAAATAATATACTCAAAACCTTTTTAATATAGACTACAACATtgctttatttctatattaataaaCAATTCTTGTATCATATATCAATAGAACTTGGTGTTAAACCCATtaatgtttttcttctctttatcATGTTCTATAAATTACAGATCACAAGTCTTCCCCGAGACCGTGACCCATTCATCTCTCATTTATGTCACAGCAGGATGAAGCTGCTAGATTAAACTGTCAACAGGCAAGGTCACCAACATGGGACAGAAACAAATAATGAGCAATGTTTGAAAGTGAAGCCACAGTTCTCCAATCGATTTAATAGTTACAATCCACAGATACAAGAAATATTCTAATTCTCAAGATGCTGAATTCTAGTGAAGCACTTTTGGCACAAACATTTCTAAACCAACAATAAAACTCCATCACTGCAACATTTTAACTAGAATCCCCGCACACAGCATTCTTGTACCTGACAAGCCCCTGCAGTTAATTGAAacataaaatacacacatttacGTAATAGTCTGTAAAGATTAATGTGCCATGCAGCTCTTATTGTTCTATTTTCATGATGTATTTTCCAAAGACTCCCTTCTGGGACAAGTATGCTACTTCCTCTCCTCTCTAGTTCTGGAGGCAAGTAGATCGGGGGAACAATGTGCTTTTTACCCCTTCTTTTCCTGTCCCCATGACACAGATGACAAAAAAGAACAACTTGTTTCCAATAAGACTGATGGCGATcgtttaaaatgatttctgtccGTATGACATTTTATACAGTAATACAGTTTAGATGTGTAGGACAGACGTCCACCCACatgctgatagatagatagatagatagatagatagatagatagatagatagatagatagatagatagatagatagatagatagatagatagatagatagatagatagatatttttaaatgcattgtatTTATACAGTCTAAATAAATGATCTACATGCATAAATCCTAATTTGAGTGAAAAAGCTTTGAATAAAGAAACAAGGATAATTATGCATATACACTGAAttaagtaacactttattttgatagtccactttagacaatCTAACAACTAGaaataactttgcaactacatgtcaactagcagtcattagagtagactgtctgcttaacaTCTGCTAATATTATTTTGATAGTCTTTGCAAGTACATGTCAACTTATTTTACTAATTTTACCATAAGCTAACAGTCTTTTATACTCTAaagagagttagttgacatgtagttgcaaattaatgAGCGGTAGTTGATGTGTAGTtgcataatttatttagttaGGAGAATGTCTAaagaaaataaagtgtaaccctgaATTATACAGAACAATTGATACAGACTTTATGTGAATTATAAAGttgaattatattataatatttttttttttttaaacagatgcaTAGCAGAAATTTCGTTAATCAGTGACTTTGGCGTCTCCTGTAACTTCACTAATGTTCACAGGAACAATATCATTGACCACGCGTGGCTTGATAACAAGTGGCATTTCTGCAAAATTgtacatggttttatttttgttctaattttttatttatttatttggacagcATGGCCACACTGGTTAGCATTCTCTTAAGTTGGTCTTTGGCTACAAAAAGCCTGATAGACAATACCAATCCAAACCCAGTATGTGTCCATTCACATGTAGTTTTAAGTAAACGTCACTTATTTGCGCAGTATTGTAATTGACCCATTTCACATCTGTCTTTTTCTGTTATTAGCAAGAGGTAACCAAAGCATCCTATATGAGATTGCAGAGCATGTTGTCTCACATAAAAGCATTCATTCTCCCTTTCCCACCCGCTGCTGATAATGACAAAAGGAAGTGGGCCGCTCGTGTTCCTGCTCTTAGCCTGGACGTTGGAGATCAGTGGGGTTGTCTTTGGGGATGATGTAGAAAGGCATTGAGTCATTACGAGAAGAGCCTGATGGCAGGCGACTCCACACGAGAGCTTGAAAGCGTTCCCGGAAACGACTGGAGAGAAGGTTGTAGATGAGGGGGTTAACAGCGGAGCTGAGGTAGAAGAGCACACCTGAGATTATGTGCACATATTCAAATATGTTATGCATGTGGTCCGTCCAACTCGTGATGAAGCTCCACAAGAGTCGGTCGATGTGGAAGGGAGCCCAACAGATGGCAAACACTAATACCACCACAActatagggagagagagaaggaatcaagtatattgtatataatgttatAAAGTTCCAATTGCAATGGACtatttttgtgatttattcaGTGTTTAGAATAGATGTACGGTTAATTGCATTTAGTTCACTACagtttcaatttaatttttaatgagacATTGTTTCAAAGGAACTTTAGGTAAATATATTACCTATGAGCAAGATAAAGATGACAAGAGCAAGGAAATGTTTTCTGATGTTTTGAGATAGGGTGAGGAAGAAAGacttaaatcaattaattaaatgacTACATACTATCCAGCTATAAAATATTGATGGGCTAATTGTTtattcaattaaaagtaatcgaTAAAGTGCTGCTGGCAGTACTGGTGATGTATCTCAATCTATTGTCAGAGACATTAAAGCAGAGTGAATTTTTTAAACTGAAGGGGTGAGTCATGCAAGGCACTTTAATTGTGTGGAAGTAGTGTttaagtccaactaaagatatacttaTTTGaatgtgctaaagtggaactactgCAAGCATGCTTAAGGTacagtacactttaaatatcttacaTTTAAAGTTGCATTGAAAGATCATACAATCATTATCAACAGTGACATTAAAACGCATTTTAGGCATaatattaagaagaaaaaaaggttaattatgATATATCATTAGTATGATATGATATCTCATCAGTAAATCTTGATTGATATGTCAGTAAAGTTAATAAATTTAtacttaaaatgaatgaaataattgcattttaaattcatcacatttttatgtttaaatcacAAGGCCCTTTTCTAGATAGACGAGCACTGCTAATGCTTCTCTCAAACACTTATAATATAAAGAAACCCTAAAATAGCAATGTGATGAGCTTATAGTTGAGTGTATAATTGAATAGCTTTAATGGGGAGAAATTTGTGCCATTACATTTTGTAACTGTATAGACATATGCTCTATAAaagcagatgaaagtgtcttgctTTTAGGTCCCTTTCATTATGTTGGTTCACTTTACTTTGTGAGTTTTACCAGAGCAGAGAGCCATGATATGATCATAACACCTGCTAAAAACTGAAAGGCGCTTTGGGAATAACATCATCGCCATTAAGGAAAGGCATACAGAAGATGTGAAACACAGggatttcttttgttgttgttggttggtCGGTTGGATTTGGACAATTGTTTGGCTAGATATTTCACTCCTCCATAACTTACACGATGCAGAGAGATGTTTTCAGACATCTAAGTGACGCTTTTACTGTTTGACTTAGATTTGCTAGTGGATTAGTGATGCTACTAATTTGGATTTCCTATAATAATGtccaaaaggaaataaaaaagaaatgttacgTTTTAAAATTCtcttttatgaaaatgtaaacccataaagaaaaatacaaaatagccTTTTGTTTCTTCTCTATGCCATGCCTTGCATGACTCACTGCTTTAGTTTTtctatacagtatattactgatatattttaaCCTAGCAATTAATTCTGCATTAATTTCACTGGTAATTGAGTGAGATGCATGAGAAATACTGCTATTGTGTggccttccacacacacacacaaacacacacacacacacacacacacacacgcacaatttaatagcacaaataaaataaaagtaactcgaataatatacaaatatttgcaaaaaattatttatccCATACACTGAAGATTTTAatattctattaaataaataaatatatatatatatatatatatatatatatatatatatatatatatatatatgtacacacacacacacacacacatatatataaatgttgtttttactgtaaaaatctgGCCATCACTTACAATGCATCTTGGTGACCTGCCTCCTCCGTCTGCTGTCCAAATGGATTTTCCAGCTGTCCTGGTTCTTGTCCAGTTTGTCCTTCCTCTGCTTCTGTCCCCTGGCCAGTGTCAGACCAATCATCAGATACAGCACGCTGATCATCATCATGGGGACAAAGTAAAAGAGAACAGTGGTGACCTGGATCACCAAGTTATACATCCATTTGGGCTTGAGGAGGTTGCAGGTAGCTGATTCCAAAACCCTCTCTGGAAGGTACTGGTACTGCAGGCCATGAAGTGAGGTGTTTGGGATGGCGCAGATCAGGGACAGAACCCAAACGCTAGCGATGACCCTTTGCGCATGTTTGTTGGTTATGGCATAGCGGGTTTTGAGCGGATGGATGACAGCTATGTAGCGTTCAATGCTCAGCACTGTAACGTTGAGCACAGAAGCAAAACAAACCATCTCAAATAAGAAGATCTTGAAACAGCAGATGCTTTCGCCAAAGGGAAAGGGGTAGTTCTGCCAGAGCTCGTAGATTTCCAGCGGCATCCCAAAGAGCAGCACCAGCAGGTCTGAGATGGCCAAGCTAAAAAGATATAAATTGCTGGGTGTCCGCATCTTCCTGTCTTTAGTGATCACGGTGCAAGTGAGGAGGTTTCCCAAGACCCcagtgatgaagatgaagatgtacGTAAAGGTTACAGGAAGGAAGAAAGGAGATCGTCTAGGGCCCAGAAGCCTCAACAGAACATCATCCATGGTCTGAAGCTGACAGCGTCCACTCTCGTTGCCGGTGAAGTTGAATGTAGTGATGTTGCAGAACACATAGCCCTGGTCTGATCCATTCACAGACTCACAAAGGCAGGTCAGAGCCATTATGGCAATCGAGGGAGAAATTATTAAATGTGCCGGTCTTGAAGTAAGCGTTTGAACTGCTACCTCTCAGAGTGTACCTTCAGCATGATGGAGACCTGTGTCAAACAGATTTGTACAATCTTAGTGCAGACTAGCCAGTATAAAGGCTGATGCAGTGGAGGTACATTATAGTGTGTTTACAGGAACAttatctgctttttttttcttgattactGTCATTTCCTCAATTGCAAATGGATTTTAATCACCCTGAACAATTAAACACAGCCTGCTTTATCCTGCCAACAAATCACCTGTAggattccttctttttttttttttttcattgtgagcTTTTCCATAAATTTGATATTTAACCATTACCTTGAcaagtaaaatatttattatttaaatgataggAGTAttgttataaatgtgtgtgtgtgcatcttttttttcttttttaaattaaaatatatactagGCTATATCCATCCAACCAGTTTGGTCTAGGTCTATCAGGTCATATTCATCATCTAGATAGGCTAGACCAGCTTGGATTTAGCTATTGACCATAACTGACCAGCTTGGtctagatacaaaaaaaaaaaaaaaaaaaaaaaaaaactatttaaaaccaTCTGTCATTAGATGGGTAACAGATAAGCTGCCATAACTCTTACCTTGTGTGCCATGGTACAAATTAGcccataataataaagtaattcatTAACAGGTATAAATGATTTAATCAACATGGTCCCACTTTTCCTGAACTCACTCTAAATGTAAATTCATGCAAACGCATATTCTGTGTATACAGCCTTATACCTCTTCATTAGTTTATTTGAGATCCGTGAGAAACTTAAATTATGAACTCATCAGCCCATATTCTCATCCTTAAATTAATCAGGACGCCTATTGATATGATTTGACTGTTGCTTTttgacccaaaaaataaaataacaaatgctaattaaggttcagtgtgttcatgcatgtaaaattatttaaaacattgattACGCTATCTAACAGAAGCAGCATAtagtttattaaaacatatttgtaaaatatatagttGGCATATAGCTGACTGAATTTcagtttaaaaatgtactttacaTAAATGTTACTCCAACAAATACATCATTTAAGCcttcagtgtttttaaattaagaaatgcTAAAAGACACGCACCTTTCCAGCGT
The genomic region above belongs to Carassius gibelio isolate Cgi1373 ecotype wild population from Czech Republic chromosome A11, carGib1.2-hapl.c, whole genome shotgun sequence and contains:
- the LOC128022250 gene encoding putative beta-lactamase-like 1 isoform X3, producing MKVKWTQLGLVFFLLLSIIMTSCFIWQYQLPKLVLEENTGERSKSVRKCPRFPEPTPLEHPIHSLKEALEKVDALLRNNINPISLPSLSAIVTYNDTVLWTGNFGKRNGSDPNSAPPNEYTIYRIASVSKIFPTLMLYRLWEDGKVASLDDPLEKYVDNFTIKNPLGKSRDSELKYVTDGLIFLDSGEVQIRSSSVTLRRMASQLSGLPRRLRGTTLLWKGKTKSAINLLQDDVLVADPGTKCHYSNLAFSLLAHVLSERVVGINYQRWITDNILGRLGMEDTGFDINPGIQSQMAVGVYASGQTAPLYDLGWYRPSGQMYSTAADMAKLSMMLLGAYHRKILEPDTLKIMQTPLFRCEKDYFANRTGTPWEVSEQMGYEVLRKDGDLDGYSAMFSLVPRLKLGLVVLMAGTRPQNQDIVSKAYSFIIPAIERAFREAKRFLIPPPNPAPYVGFYTYNNITFYEIKVGPDGVLIMQQFGPQIDDLIPEQYRTIKLNYLVDRVFKVVFEKEYPCVLHVNTAPVSLEAQDGQLFNFYVFDKKGISPGFDAPGLNTYNVIRISRRPTFSN
- the LOC128022250 gene encoding putative beta-lactamase-like 1 isoform X2, with the protein product MGETGSKVVLRETSVDGVQSQQTPALDIDGLTKTSKMKVKWTQLGLVFFLLLSIIMTSCFIWQYQLPKLVLENTGERSKSVRKCPRFPEPTPLEHPIHSLKEALEKVDALLRNNINPISLPSLSAIVTYNDTVLWTGNFGKRNGSDPNSAPPNEYTIYRIASVSKIFPTLMLYRLWEDGKVASLDDPLEKYVDNFTIKNPLGKSRDSELKYVTDGLIFLDSGEVQIRSSSVTLRRMASQLSGLPRRLRGTTLLWKGKTKSAINLLQDDVLVADPGTKCHYSNLAFSLLAHVLSERVVGINYQRWITDNILGRLGMEDTGFDINPGIQSQMAVGVYASGQTAPLYDLGWYRPSGQMYSTAADMAKLSMMLLGAYHRKILEPDTLKIMQTPLFRCEKDYFANRTGTPWEVSEQMGYEVLRKDGDLDGYSAMFSLVPRLKLGLVVLMAGTRPQNQDIVSKAYSFIIPAIERAFREAKRFLIPPPNPAPYVGFYTYNNITFYEIKVGPDGVLIMQQFGPQIDDLIPEQYRTIKLNYLVDRVFKVVFEKEYPCVLHVNTAPVSLEAQDGQLFNFYVFDKKGISPGFDAPGLNTYNVIRISRRPTFSN
- the LOC128022250 gene encoding putative beta-lactamase-like 1 isoform X1; the encoded protein is MGETGSKVVLRETSVDGVQSQQTPALDIDGLTKTSKMKVKWTQLGLVFFLLLSIIMTSCFIWQYQLPKLVLEENTGERSKSVRKCPRFPEPTPLEHPIHSLKEALEKVDALLRNNINPISLPSLSAIVTYNDTVLWTGNFGKRNGSDPNSAPPNEYTIYRIASVSKIFPTLMLYRLWEDGKVASLDDPLEKYVDNFTIKNPLGKSRDSELKYVTDGLIFLDSGEVQIRSSSVTLRRMASQLSGLPRRLRGTTLLWKGKTKSAINLLQDDVLVADPGTKCHYSNLAFSLLAHVLSERVVGINYQRWITDNILGRLGMEDTGFDINPGIQSQMAVGVYASGQTAPLYDLGWYRPSGQMYSTAADMAKLSMMLLGAYHRKILEPDTLKIMQTPLFRCEKDYFANRTGTPWEVSEQMGYEVLRKDGDLDGYSAMFSLVPRLKLGLVVLMAGTRPQNQDIVSKAYSFIIPAIERAFREAKRFLIPPPNPAPYVGFYTYNNITFYEIKVGPDGVLIMQQFGPQIDDLIPEQYRTIKLNYLVDRVFKVVFEKEYPCVLHVNTAPVSLEAQDGQLFNFYVFDKKGISPGFDAPGLNTYNVIRISRRPTFSN
- the LOC128022252 gene encoding neuromedin-U receptor 2-like codes for the protein MALTCLCESVNGSDQGYVFCNITTFNFTGNESGRCQLQTMDDVLLRLLGPRRSPFFLPVTFTYIFIFITGVLGNLLTCTVITKDRKMRTPSNLYLFSLAISDLLVLLFGMPLEIYELWQNYPFPFGESICCFKIFLFEMVCFASVLNVTVLSIERYIAVIHPLKTRYAITNKHAQRVIASVWVLSLICAIPNTSLHGLQYQYLPERVLESATCNLLKPKWMYNLVIQVTTVLFYFVPMMMISVLYLMIGLTLARGQKQRKDKLDKNQDSWKIHLDSRRRRQVTKMHFVVVLVFAICWAPFHIDRLLWSFITSWTDHMHNIFEYVHIISGVLFYLSSAVNPLIYNLLSSRFRERFQALVWSRLPSGSSRNDSMPFYIIPKDNPTDLQRPG